The DNA segment ATTGCGGCTTATGCTCTCAATCGTCTGCCGCCTCTGTATGCAACCACGGAAGAAGGTGCAGTTTACCAACGCCAAAAGGCTCAAGAAGAGCTACAAACTCTCATCAATGAGCAAGTAGATTCTGCTTTAACCCGTTACCTAGATCGCCCTGAGTTCTTCCCTGAGAGACAAGCTATTACCCCAACGAAGCAAGAAGGTACGGTATTATCACAGGTTAGTAAGCTCTTGGGAGATTATGCACCGGGCTTTGAGGGTAAGGCCCCCATTTCTGAGTAATGGCCTGTGGGTCATTTGGCACAGACAGTTTTCTTTCTGTCTACTCCGTGGAACTTTTGCGATCGCCTTGATGTCAAATAAGGAAAGACATTGTTTAGCGAGATAAGTCCTGCAAAGCCATGAGTCAATCTCTCCCGCTTTCTGTTTCTTCCTATGAGGGAG comes from the [Limnothrix rosea] IAM M-220 genome and includes:
- a CDS encoding late competence development ComFB family protein — translated: MSIDQIVEQALKDGYLTPSMEAEVGRICDMASELSIEEYMALDRLMGALLTGEVVAVPRKQFINVMEELVISRSIARVAEIEATSEKSLDVGDIAAYALNRLPPLYATTEEGAVYQRQKAQEELQTLINEQVDSALTRYLDRPEFFPERQAITPTKQEGTVLSQVSKLLGDYAPGFEGKAPISE